In the genome of Raphanus sativus cultivar WK10039 chromosome 9, ASM80110v3, whole genome shotgun sequence, the window tcgGTAAAGTTCGTCAGTATTCCGTCGGAATATACTGACGAACCCGTGTCCGTCGGAATTTTTGTTCACCCGGGAAAACCAAACCGCGTGAAAATTTTCGCGCACCGCCAATTGgtttatatttaatgattccGACGGAATACTGACGAACCCGTGTCCGTCGGAATCATCAAATATAATTacccttcttcttccttcttcgttATTTCCGCCTCTCTCTCTATCCTCTCCGCcgtttctctctctttcaagGCGATTCCGGCGGTTTTCGAGCTCCCATCCCCGGCGATTCCTCTACCCACGCTCATATCTCTTCCCCCAAACCCGAAATCATGTAAGAATCATCCTAACCTttgtttatttcaattttttagggttttggatgttaGATCTCCGATTTGAGGTTGTTTGATTGAATGTTTTAGGATTGAATGGATTGTTTAGGATATATAAGTTAGGATTGTTGTTTGAAttgttgttttaattttttttctggaattatttggtgtttttgttaaaattcaaaacgttttactatttttaaaacgttttttgatttttaaaaacgtttttcaagtttacagtttaaactatgtattatttaaaacgttttaattttttttatgatttttagaaacgtttttttgatttttaaaaacgttttttgatttttaaaaacatttttgatttttaaaaacattttacgatttttaaaaatatttaacaacctttttcaatatttataaaaaaattatattttttatatttttatatatatatataaatcattttttatgtaaaaatcaatttaattaatttgatgtattaatttttttaggtCCGAGGAATCACCCCGCCCCGCAGCCCGTCGACGTAGTTCGGTGAGCTCTTCCCGTGCATCGGGATCGTCTCACGAACAAAACTCGTTTCCCGCATATATTCCCGCTCCACCTCCCGCTCCTGCTCAACAGAATCCGGGGGTCATGCCAGTTGAACTATTGGTTCAACAACCGGGTCGAGAGCATCTCCCGGTTCTCCATCCCACCCCACGACGAGGACATAGCACttggttagtattttttttatttgtagcaTTATGTTTTTTTCCATTAATTAACTTGCtaacttgtatttttttaaaggttcaccaagTCGAGTAATGGCATTAGCAGGAGCATCAACCAGATGATGTATTCCATGCTCCAAATTGGATATACGAAGTGGAGTGAGATCCCTCAAGACGACCAAGAGTTGTGGTTTCGTCAATTTGCGGTACTAActcttcattttttaaaattatttacattttttttaatatatctacttattaaaattatgtgtgttttgtaGCAAGAGTTCAACTGGCACCCCGATCACACGGAAACAGTCCGTATTAGATTCAAAGCTAAGGCCATGGACTCTTATACAAAGCAGGTGAACGCGTGGAAGAAAGTTTGGCAGAAGAACAAGAGGCCACGGAACATCAACGGGAGGGTGTTCGAGCAGTTGATAGTTCATTGGCAGAAGGACGAAACTGCAGAGACGTCTTCTAGGAACTCTAAGAACCGGAAGAGCGATCGTGGCGGGAAAGGTATGTATGTGCACAACCTCGGGGCTTGCTCTATGTCTACTAAGGAAGATGaacttgtaagttttttttttatttatctttatgtttatttatataaatattttttatattccttGGCTAATAATGGCGGTTTTTTAGATCGAAGCAAATGACGGTAATCCCGTTGATCGACTCCAACTCATTAAGGTGGCTCACACTAACAAGACGACGGGTCAAATTCAGGACCTCTTGATCAAAGATGTCGTTGATTTGGTGGAAACTGAAATAGCATCTCAATCTCAGCCTCTCTCTGATGACGGCGATTCAGTGGGAGCTTCAACCAACTTGTCCCGATTGCAAATAAATGAGATGGTtgaaaaggtaatttttttatcaatatattcattttataatgTAGTTTactaacttaaaatattttgtaggcTGTTCCTAAAAGGAAAGGAGGCTTTTTAGTTGGATTGGCCCGCCGTGCTTCTTCGTATCCGGCATCTTCTTCGCAGGTTCCGTATGCCGATCCCATGATTCTCGAGGAGCTACATGACAAAGGTGAACGGATTGTGGCATTGGAGGAGCAGAACGCCACTATCCAAGCTGAGAATGCCACTATCCAAGCTGAGAATGCCACTATCCTTGCTGAGTTGGCATCCCAAAAGAAGACCAACGCCGAGATAATGGAGAAGCTAAACCGTTTATTTGCTTCGAGTTCTTagttttttctgaattttaaaactttctgaatgttttttttaatatttcggtttgtatgaatttaaattctataatattattagttttcaatttcagatttattttaattaaatttataaaattgcaaaatttaattctataataaaaaatatttaaaaatgcaaaatataattatttttaaaaaatttggaaataCTGACGAACCATGTCCCTCGGAAAATACTGACGAATTGCGGTCCTCGGAaggttcgtcggtattttccgacGAACCcagttcgtcggtattttctgacAAACCAACGTTCGTCAGTATTTTCCGAGGGACTTGGTTCGTCAGTATTTCCAATTTTCCGATGACCACTGTTGTCGGAGCTGTTATCGGAATGTGGTCAGAAGTTCGTCAGAATAAAGTTTCTCGGTATTCGTCAGAAATTCGTCGGTGTGGCTGACGAAATTCCGACGAAGTtcgaaattccgacgaaatgaTACCGACGGACAGTTTCGTCAGATATTCGTCAAAATATGTCTATTCCGACGATATTCTGACGAATTCGTCCGTCAGTATCCGCCTGCTTTCTTGTAGTGCCCATGCTCATCGctatgtcttgtttcttcgttATGGGACCGATCTTTTCAAGTGATCACCTTCATATCGTACTAGAGGGAGTGGGCAGAGAGATATCTCTAGTTTCCCTCGTATTATTCTGATTCAATCAGACaaagatatgaattttacacATAGCAATTTCTATACTATACTTGTTAATTACCGATCAAAACTAAGGCCGGGTAAAATAACCGAACCCAATCCAACCCCAAAAGTTTGTAGTTAACCAAAATCGAAGTTGGTAAAAAATCTGAATAGATCcaaatttttgtatttgaagAATCGGATCCGAATCTAAcctaaaatatttaagatacatgaaaatatttgaataaaatttatatatttaaatatattaattatttttagaattaatgtataatataatcgcaatattatatacttaagtatattaattattttagatctaatacctaaaatattcaaaaatactctaaattttcaaaaagacaTGGAAATATTCAAAGATATCAAAACTAGATATCTCAAAATATTCAGAAAGTACTCAAAACAACAAATATACCTTAAATACTTATTGGCTTTTCGTCCACATATCCAAACCGAACaaaatttttatgttaattttagatatttagcATATATTATTCaagtttttatgttttctttttgatatgAAGTTTTAAAGgaatatttggatttttttgaatttgcttacataatttaaatggatatccgaatcTGAATCAAGTCTGTATGAGTCTAAATACGAAtcaaaatgtttaaatatatgtatgaaatttaaatctttaatcccaaaaattttaaatttatatagatCTGAATCGAATCTGAACAAGCATCCGGATATCCATCTTAGACAAAACAAACCATGATTACATCGTAAATCTATGCTGAAATTATATTTGCTTATCACAAATacatattatacaaaaaattgCGACAGATACAAACAAATCATATCAGATGTACTTAGTATTCGATAATAAAACTTAACAAATGATTTTGAAAGTGGAAACAACTACCTATCATCATATTCCAACTTTAACACTaacctactttttttttttttttttttgtttaacctgagggtatcccaggcccagaaggcccagactaatccccaaggggaaggaatgcccacggatagacgcccctcccagtttttcaaatgggccgaaagcatggcccatatccgtgtgggtgacaagagcgttgcaaggtagttccctccggcgtggatcgaaccccTTACCTGGGTGCAGGCGGGGACCCGTCCTAACCATTGGGCTAC includes:
- the LOC130499994 gene encoding uncharacterized protein LOC130499994, which produces MSEESPRPAARRRSSVSSSRASGSSHEQNSFPAYIPAPPPAPAQQNPGVMPVELLVQQPGREHLPVLHPTPRRGHSTWFTKSSNGISRSINQMMYSMLQIGYTKWSEIPQDDQELWFRQFAQEFNWHPDHTETVRIRFKAKAMDSYTKQVNAWKKVWQKNKRPRNINGRVFEQLIVHWQKDETAETSSRNSKNRKSDRGGKGMYVHNLGACSMSTKEDELIEANDGNPVDRLQLIKVAHTNKTTGQIQDLLIKDVVDLVETEIASQSQPLSDDGDSVGASTNLSRLQINEMVEKAVPKRKGGFLVGLARRASSYPASSSQVPYADPMILEELHDKGERIVALEEQNATIQAENATIQAENATILAELASQKKTNAEIMEKLNRLFASSS